A part of Jaculus jaculus isolate mJacJac1 chromosome 17, mJacJac1.mat.Y.cur, whole genome shotgun sequence genomic DNA contains:
- the Cmtm6 gene encoding CKLF-like MARVEL transmembrane domain-containing protein 6: MENGAVYSPTTEEAPGPGRGARRGLAACCFPGRLAWPRRVLKGSQLLLSLLAFVCEEVVAECTLCGGLYFFEFVSCSACLLSLLLLLVYCTPLHDSVDGGKMKSSDFYITLGTGCVFLLASIIFASTHDKTSAEIAAIVFGFTASLTFLLDFVVMFCEKRREAQLKKPESTARAEALTEPLNA; encoded by the exons atGGAGAACGGAGCCGTGTACAGCCCCACCACGGAGGAGGCCCCGGGCCCGGGCAGGGGCGCGCGGAGGGGCCTGGCCGCCTGCTGCTTCCCGGGCCGGCTCGCGTGGCCTCGGCGCGTCCTCAAGGGCTCGCAGCTG CTGCTGTCTCTGCTGGCCTTCGTCTGCGAGGAAGTCGTGGCCGAGTGCACGCTCTGCGGCGGGCTGTACTTCTTCGAGTTCGTGAGCTGCAGCGCCTGTCTGCtgagcctgctgctgctgctcgtgTACTGCACGCCCCTGCACGACAGCGTGGACGGCGGGAAGATGAAGTCGTCG GATTTTTATATCACGTTGGGAACAGGATGTGTGTTTCTGTTGGCATCTATCATTTTTGCTTCCACCCATGACAAAACCTCAGCCGAAATCGCTGCAATT gTGTTCGGATTTACAGCCAGTCTGACGTTCCTGTTGGACTTCGTGGTCATGTTCTGTGAGAAGCGCCGGGAGGCCCAGCTGAAGAAACCCGAGAGCACTGCCAGGGCCGAAGCGCTCACGGAGCCGCTGAACGCCTGA